From a single Falco peregrinus isolate bFalPer1 chromosome 10, bFalPer1.pri, whole genome shotgun sequence genomic region:
- the ITPA gene encoding inosine triphosphate pyrophosphatase, translating to MAAPARRSVVFVTGNAKKLEEVTQILGDSSPYTLVAKKLDLPEYQGEPDEISVQKCREAARQVQGPVIVEDTCLCFNALGGLPGPYIKWFLEKLKPEGLYKLLAGFEDKSAYALCTFAFSTGNPEEPVKLFKGQTPGLIVEPRGPRDFGWDPCFQPDGYNQTYAELPKAVKNSISHRYRALSELSAFFLQSNSTDPHPGPS from the exons ATGGCGGCGCCGGCCCGGCGGAGCGTGGTGTTTGTCACCGGCAACGCCAAGAagctggaggag GTCACGCAGATCCTCGGGGACTCCTCTCCCTACACGCTTGTGGCGAAGAAGCTGGACC TGCCGGAGTACCAGGGGGAGCCGGATGAGATCTCCGTGCAGAAGTGTCGCGAAGCTGCCCGGCAG GTTCAGGGACCTGTTATAGTAGAGGATACCTGCTTGTGCTTCAATGCCCTTGGGGGGCTTCCAGGACCCTACAT AAAATGGTTCCTGGAAAAACTCAAACCAGAAG GCCTGTACAAGCTGCTGGCTGGGTTTGAGGACAAATCTGCCTACGCTCTCTGTACCTTTGCATTCAGTACTGGAAACCCAGAGGAGCCAGTGAAGCTGTTCAAAGGCCAGACTCCT GGGCTGATAGTGGAACCCAGAGGCCCTCGAGATTTTGGCTGGGATCCCTGCTTTCAGCCAGATGGCTACAACCAGAC CTACGCCGAACTGCCCAAGGCAGTGAAGAACTCCATCTCGCACCGTTACAGAGCGCTGAGTGAGCTCTCTGCCTTCTTTCTCCAGAGCAACTCGACAGACCCCCACCCTGGTCCCAGCTAG
- the METTL13 gene encoding eEF1A lysine and N-terminal methyltransferase has product MELLPRSPGEFGSARYWERFFRQRGKRPFEWYGAFPELCPVLQKYVRPRDKVLVVGCGNSELSEQMYDMGMCEDIVNIDISDAVIRQMQERSGSKRPKMRYLLMDMLQMDFPDAHFQVVLDKGTLDAILINEEEATLAKVDKMFAEISRVLQVGGRYLCVSLAQAHVLKKAVEYFSQEDWVVRVHQVAGTGDKQQFVLPVFVYVMTKFRKIPGSALQILEICPEEQDKPMRVESAEQLVAAVKDRQHYALLCSQLSKTPCGEQVSLDLCDKESGKPRYTLHVVDSPLVKSSRDNHFAIFIIPQGRETEWLFGTEEGRRQLAASAGFRRLVTVALHREQHYEGMAGIQEELSGKVMELAPPGLPARQQVPFLSVGGDIGVRVVQHRDTSPLSGEYVVEDVKGDGTCYFRRLIFLCNRNVVQSEARLLAPMPLPGQKKRRKDKKKPSPPEPPAAIDKSYLCCEHHKAMVAGLCLLGDPNPLPGAVLAVLVVGLGGGSLPLFVHDYFSQASVAVVEIDPSMLEVATRWFGFSEGDRMKVHISDGLDYVAKLAAEAPAQCDAIMFDVDSKDLTVGMSCPPPAFVEKPFLQNVKTILKPEGVFVLNLVCRDAQLKESVLATLKEVFPLLYMRRIEGEVNEILFCQPSPEGRRDPKELGTRAGVLEGALQQTGHPWDSSYVLADMLQAIEIL; this is encoded by the exons ATGGAGCTGCTGCCCCGGAGCCCCGGGGAGTTCGGATCAGCCCGCTACTGGGAGCGGTTCTTCCGGCAGCGGGGGAAGCGCCCCTTCGAGTGGTACGGGGCCTTCCCGGAACTCTGCCCCGTCCTGCAGAAGTACGTCCGGCCCCGTGACAAG GTTCTGGTGGTGGGCTGTGGGAACTCGGAGCTGAGCGAGCAGATGTATGACATGGGGATGTGCGAGGACATCGTAAACATCGACATCAGTGATGCAGTGATCCGACAAATGCAAGAGCGGAGCGGGAGCAAGAGGCCAAAGATGCGCTACCTGCTGATGGACATGCTTCAGATGGACTTCCCTGATGCCCACTTCCAGGTGGTGCTGGACAAAGGCACGTTGGATGCCATCCTCATCAATGAAGAGGAGGCCACTCTAGCCAAGGTGGACAAGATGTTTGCTGAGATCAGTCGAGTCCTGCAGGTAGGAGGGCGCTACCTCTGCGTCTCTTTGGCTCAAGCCCATGTGCTGAAGAAAGCAGTGGAATACTTCTCCCAGGAAGACTGGGTTGTGCGTGTCCATCAGGTGGCTGGCACCGGGGACAAGCAGCAGTTTGTCCTACCAGTCTTTGTCTATGTCATGACAAAGTTCAGGAAGATCCCTGGCTCAGCATTGCAGATCCTGGAGATCTGCCCTGAGGAGCAGGACAAGCCGATGCGGGTGGAGAGCGCGGAGCAGCTGGTGGCGGCGGTGAAGGACAGGCAGCATTAcgccctgctctgcagccagctgagcAAAACTCCCTGCGGGGAGCAGGTTTCTCTGGACCTATGTGACAAAGAGAGCGGGAAGCCTCGCTACACACTGCATGTGGTTGACAGCCCCTTGGTGAAATCATCCCGGGACAATCACTTTGCCATCTTCATCA TCCCACAGGGCAGAGAAACCGAGTGGCTCTTTGGGACAGAGGAAGGGCGGAGGCAGCTGGCGGCCAGCGCGGGCTTCAGGCGCCTGGTCACTGTGGCCCTGCACAGGGAGCAGCACTACGAGGGTATGGCTGGCATCCAGGAGGAGCTGtcagggaaggtgatggagctgGCCCCGCCGGGCCTCCCTGCCCGGCAGCAG GTGCCCTTCCTGTCCGTGGGAGGGGACATCGGGGTGCGGGTGGTGCAGCACCGTGACACCAGCCCCCTGAGTGGGGAGTACGTCGTGGAGGATGTGAAGGGGGACGGCACCTGCTACTTCCGCCGCCTCATCTTCCTCTGCAACAGGAACGTGGTGCAGTCGGAGGCTCGGCTCCTGGCCCCCATGCCTCTCCCAG GCCAGAAGAAGCGGAggaaggacaagaagaaaccCAGCCCCCCTGAGCCACCTGCAGCCATTGACAAGAGCTACCTGTGCTGCGAGCATCACAAGGCCATGGTTGcggggctctgcctgctgggggACCCCAACCCACTCCCAG GAGCCGTGCTGGCAGTGTTGGTGGTGGGGCTTGGTGGGGGCAGCCTGCCCCTCTTTGTCCATGACTACTTCTCACAGGCCAGTGTGGCTGTGGTGGAGATCGACCCCTCCATGCTGGAGGTGGCCACGCGCTGGTTCGGCTTCTCTGAGGGTGACCGGATGAAGGTGCACATCTCCGATGGCCTGGACTATGTGGCCAAGCTGGCGGCTGAAG ccccagcccagtgCGATGCCATCATGTTCGATGTGGACAGCAAAGACCTCACGGTGGGGATGagctgcccacccccagcctttGTAGAAAAGCCCTTCCTGCAGAACGTTAAAACCATCCTCAAGCCAGAAG gagtCTTTGTGCTCAACTTGGTGTGCCGTGACGCCCAGCTGAAGGAGTCTGTCCTGGCCACCCTCAAGGAGGTCTTCCCACTGCTCTACATGCGCCGCATTGAAGGAGAGGTCAACGAGATCCTGttctgccagcccagccccgagGGCCGGCGGGACCCCAAAGAGCTGGGGACACgtgctggggtgctggagggggCCCTGCAGCAGACTGGGCACCCCTGGGACAGCTCGTATGTGCTGGCAGACATGCTGCAGGCCATCGAGATCCTCTGA